One stretch of Oceanimonas pelagia DNA includes these proteins:
- a CDS encoding endonuclease/exonuclease/phosphatase family protein — translation MLRPRVTPSRLQHQHQPLAGNSLGVLCWNVQKLTREPHFQHGLAMLTERYATSLLLLQEARLAPMGDPWLEDWSWAVSPNMQTRTHLFGVLTAGQCAFDDVRPLLSQSRELRFATHKSLILTRHPLPGDGVLLVVNMHAINFVHAGLFLKEMELLRAELLRHAGPLIVAGDFNVWSRQRRLYLRRFCRAVGLRQAVMENAHHVKSYLHQPLDFIFYRDLYLRSAEAINMPGVSDHNPIYARFLL, via the coding sequence ATGTTAAGGCCCCGCGTTACTCCCAGCCGGTTACAGCACCAGCATCAGCCGCTGGCCGGCAACAGCCTGGGTGTGCTGTGCTGGAACGTCCAGAAGCTGACCCGGGAGCCGCATTTTCAGCATGGCCTCGCCATGCTGACCGAGCGTTACGCCACCAGCCTGCTGTTGTTGCAGGAGGCCCGGCTGGCGCCCATGGGGGATCCCTGGCTGGAGGACTGGTCCTGGGCGGTGTCACCCAACATGCAGACCCGCACTCATCTGTTTGGCGTGCTCACCGCCGGCCAGTGTGCCTTTGACGATGTGCGGCCGTTGCTCAGCCAGAGCCGGGAGCTGCGCTTTGCCACGCACAAAAGCCTGATCCTCACCCGCCATCCGCTGCCCGGCGACGGTGTGCTGCTGGTGGTGAATATGCACGCCATCAACTTTGTGCATGCGGGGCTGTTTCTGAAGGAAATGGAGCTGTTGCGGGCCGAGTTGCTGCGCCATGCCGGTCCGCTGATCGTGGCCGGCGACTTTAATGTGTGGAGCCGCCAGCGGCGGCTTTACCTGCGCCGCTTCTGCCGGGCCGTGGGCCTGCGTCAGGCGGTGATGGAAAATGCCCACCATGTGAAGAGCTACCTGCACCAACCCCTGGATTTTATCTTTTACCGGGATCTTTACCTGCGCTCGGCCGAGGCCATTAACATGCCCGGCGTCTCCGATCACAACCCCATCTATGCTCGTTTTTTGCTGTAG
- a CDS encoding porin has translation MTRAILSLLLFTGSAMAVTWSTDDHRQVLELHGKIEQNLGALGYQPGYRAESFGGDTHASVGLSGAGRLNSDVILIGELSWDLVNDSRYGDHIYSDEAWLGVRIRDDLELTVGRSDSPFNQLRDKTDVFNLFGGNAYAYLVDGTLDDQLKVTWAGDGWDLRAGYAANDANRQDDNEDTKVRYGGSVGYQAQNGLGAVVAYDNKREGSPHSDVSNMAVGLSYQSPGGFYAAVTRGRTDFQHNWQVYSLKDQRFYNMRRVDYWESVLSYSRENMAFGVGYSRQSLREAAHLHWVDEYILATEYYLMPKAKVYAELLLNRMDGQDNLYGVGLQYYF, from the coding sequence ATGACGCGCGCAATCCTTTCCCTTCTTCTTTTTACCGGTTCGGCCATGGCCGTGACCTGGAGTACGGACGATCATCGGCAGGTGCTGGAGCTGCACGGCAAAATTGAGCAGAACCTGGGGGCCCTGGGTTATCAGCCGGGTTACAGGGCCGAATCCTTTGGCGGCGATACTCATGCCTCGGTGGGCCTGTCCGGTGCCGGCCGGCTCAATTCCGATGTGATCCTGATCGGCGAGCTGAGCTGGGATCTGGTGAATGACAGCCGTTACGGTGACCACATTTACTCGGACGAAGCCTGGCTGGGGGTGCGCATCAGGGATGATCTGGAGCTGACCGTCGGGCGCAGCGACAGCCCCTTTAACCAGCTGCGGGACAAGACCGATGTGTTCAATCTGTTCGGTGGCAATGCCTATGCCTATCTGGTGGACGGTACCCTGGATGATCAGCTCAAGGTGACCTGGGCCGGCGATGGCTGGGATTTGCGCGCCGGTTATGCCGCTAACGATGCCAACAGGCAGGACGACAATGAAGATACCAAGGTCCGGTATGGCGGCTCTGTGGGTTATCAGGCCCAGAATGGCCTGGGAGCCGTGGTGGCTTACGACAACAAGCGGGAAGGCAGCCCGCACAGCGATGTCAGCAATATGGCGGTGGGGCTGAGTTACCAGAGCCCCGGCGGTTTTTATGCCGCGGTAACCCGGGGGCGAACCGATTTTCAGCATAACTGGCAGGTGTATTCCCTGAAGGATCAGCGTTTCTACAACATGAGAAGGGTGGATTACTGGGAATCGGTTCTCTCCTACTCCCGTGAAAACATGGCGTTTGGCGTGGGGTACAGCCGGCAGAGTCTGCGTGAGGCCGCGCACCTGCACTGGGTGGATGAATATATTCTGGCCACCGAATATTACCTGATGCCCAAGGCCAAGGTATATGCGGAGCTGCTGCTGAACAGAATGGACGGCCAGGACAACCTTTACGGCGTGGGATTGCAGTATTACTTCTGA
- a CDS encoding BCCT family transporter yields MKVSNLSLNEQRLVAGLSGGFLLLFVILAFFDLSQMTRWINQGFAWTIDVFGPLWQVWMLANLVIALVLGFTRYGDIRLGGNVAPDSSTFRWLAVIMCTLLAGGGVFWSAAEPMYHYVTTPPLFAGADGGASPVSAALAQSFMHWGFLAWAALGTLSAIVVVYAHYHKGLAMRPRTLLYPLLGDRVERHWLGTLADVVSIIAVAAGTIGPIGFLATQLGFSFEALLGWENNYGLQLAILGGLVAIYTLSASTGIEKGIQWLSSANVVLAVVLLAIILLAGPGNFIIDAFLNGMGLYLQDFMPMALNRQDDAWLGWWTLFFWGWFIGYGPMMALFIARISRGRSLRELVMAVAIMAPLVTNFWFSSIGGAGIFYEQAAAGVVSGPLQESGLPAALLAVTQQLPLAELMVPAFLVLTVIFVATTGDSMAYSIAMAISGDHTPRTRQRIFWALTMGLVAAVLLRMGEGGINALQSFIVITAAPVSLLLLPVLWTGPRMAHAMAYEQGIVTEAPRGEVAASRPLA; encoded by the coding sequence ATGAAAGTTTCCAACCTCAGCCTTAATGAACAAAGGCTGGTGGCCGGCCTGAGTGGCGGCTTCCTGCTCCTCTTCGTAATCCTCGCCTTTTTCGACCTGTCACAGATGACCCGATGGATCAACCAGGGCTTTGCCTGGACCATTGATGTCTTTGGTCCGCTGTGGCAGGTATGGATGCTGGCCAATCTGGTGATCGCCCTGGTACTGGGGTTCACCCGCTACGGCGACATTCGCCTGGGCGGCAACGTGGCCCCCGACAGCTCCACCTTCCGCTGGCTGGCGGTGATCATGTGCACCCTGCTGGCCGGCGGCGGTGTGTTCTGGTCCGCCGCCGAGCCCATGTATCACTATGTGACCACACCGCCGCTGTTTGCCGGGGCGGACGGAGGCGCCTCGCCGGTGTCCGCCGCGCTGGCGCAAAGCTTTATGCACTGGGGGTTTCTGGCCTGGGCGGCACTCGGCACCCTGTCGGCCATCGTGGTGGTGTACGCCCACTATCACAAGGGCCTGGCCATGCGCCCGCGCACCCTGCTCTATCCGCTGCTGGGCGACAGGGTGGAACGCCACTGGCTGGGCACCCTGGCCGACGTGGTCTCCATTATTGCGGTGGCCGCCGGCACCATTGGCCCCATCGGTTTTCTCGCCACCCAGCTGGGTTTCAGTTTTGAGGCGCTGCTGGGCTGGGAAAACAACTACGGCCTGCAACTGGCGATTCTCGGCGGTCTGGTGGCCATTTACACCCTGTCGGCCTCTACCGGCATTGAAAAGGGCATTCAGTGGCTCTCCAGCGCCAACGTGGTGCTGGCGGTGGTGCTGCTGGCCATCATTCTGCTGGCCGGCCCGGGCAACTTTATTATCGATGCCTTCCTCAATGGCATGGGCCTGTATCTGCAGGACTTTATGCCCATGGCCCTGAACCGGCAGGACGATGCCTGGCTGGGCTGGTGGACCCTGTTCTTCTGGGGCTGGTTTATCGGCTACGGCCCCATGATGGCGCTGTTTATCGCCCGTATCTCCCGGGGCCGCTCCCTGCGCGAGCTGGTGATGGCGGTGGCCATCATGGCCCCGCTGGTCACCAACTTCTGGTTCTCCAGCATCGGCGGCGCCGGCATCTTCTACGAGCAGGCCGCCGCCGGCGTGGTATCCGGTCCGCTGCAGGAAAGCGGCCTGCCCGCGGCCCTGCTGGCGGTGACCCAGCAACTGCCCCTGGCCGAGCTGATGGTGCCCGCCTTCCTGGTGCTCACGGTGATCTTTGTGGCTACCACCGGCGACTCCATGGCCTATTCCATCGCCATGGCGATCAGCGGCGACCACACGCCGCGTACCCGCCAGCGCATTTTCTGGGCCCTGACCATGGGGCTGGTGGCGGCGGTGCTGCTGCGCATGGGCGAAGGCGGCATCAATGCGCTGCAGTCCTTTATCGTGATCACCGCGGCGCCGGTGTCGCTGCTGCTGCTGCCGGTGCTCTGGACCGGCCCGCGCATGGCCCACGCCATGGCCTATGAGCAGGGCATTGTCACCGAAGCGCCCCGGGGTGAGGTGGCGGCGTCACGGCCGCTGGCCTGA
- a CDS encoding GNAT family N-acetyltransferase, translating into MHIQLVPFDNEHQPAIRAVRNAVFIEEQHISPELEFDGLDDDAIHVLLSIDGQWAGTGRMLADGHIGRIAVRKECRGLGLGARVVQALVDEAARRGLDRVWLGAQKYATGFYRKLGFTPYGDEFLDAGIVHVHMKKALQHDHTNSTKNPD; encoded by the coding sequence ATGCACATTCAACTCGTGCCCTTTGATAACGAGCATCAGCCGGCCATTCGCGCCGTGCGCAATGCCGTGTTTATTGAAGAGCAGCACATCAGCCCGGAGCTGGAATTTGACGGCCTCGACGACGATGCCATTCACGTGCTGCTGAGCATCGACGGCCAGTGGGCCGGCACCGGCCGCATGCTGGCCGACGGCCATATCGGCCGCATTGCCGTGCGCAAGGAGTGTCGAGGGCTGGGGCTGGGAGCCAGGGTGGTGCAGGCGCTGGTGGACGAGGCCGCCCGGCGGGGGCTGGATCGCGTCTGGCTGGGCGCGCAGAAATACGCTACCGGCTTTTACCGGAAGCTGGGCTTCACTCCTTACGGAGACGAATTTCTTGATGCAGGCATCGTGCACGTGCACATGAAAAAGGCGCTGCAACATGACCACACAAACTCAACAAAAAACCCTGATTAA
- a CDS encoding ADP-ribosylglycohydrolase family protein, with product MTPQQDRAAGALMGAFIGEALGVGPHWYYDLGALRRDHGHWISDYRTPLPGRYHEGLQAGDGSQPAFILRLLVQSLVDCNGYDHTDFCHRLDQQLLPLLDGTPRGGPGGYTSQSIRDAWHKRVEQQLPWSECGGHADTTEAIERTLALAVRYAAQPARLAQTVAANTALTQADDSILAMTVAFSAVLGQLVQGQPLDGELSGRLMTLVARGELPFHAVTSGELNPPAAGAEPSRAGNFASPDALLTPSYMAMAAADTGVRIEPAWKVSLVYGMPCAIYHVLPAVYYLAARFAGDFESAVLHAINGGGQNQARAMLTGALAGARCGLSGIPERFITGLSDAGALLPLCRELARQSTPAGGSDSPSASG from the coding sequence ATGACACCACAGCAGGACAGGGCCGCCGGTGCCCTGATGGGCGCCTTCATCGGCGAGGCGCTGGGCGTGGGCCCGCACTGGTATTACGATCTCGGCGCCCTGCGGCGGGATCACGGCCACTGGATTAGCGACTATCGCACTCCCCTGCCCGGCCGCTATCACGAGGGTTTGCAGGCCGGCGACGGCTCCCAGCCCGCCTTTATTCTCAGGCTGCTGGTGCAGTCTCTGGTGGACTGCAACGGCTATGATCACACCGACTTCTGCCACCGGCTCGACCAGCAGTTGCTGCCCCTGCTGGACGGTACTCCCCGAGGCGGCCCCGGCGGCTACACCAGCCAGTCGATACGGGATGCCTGGCACAAGCGGGTGGAGCAACAGTTGCCCTGGAGCGAGTGCGGCGGCCATGCCGACACCACCGAAGCCATTGAACGCACCCTGGCACTGGCGGTGCGCTACGCCGCTCAACCCGCCCGGCTGGCACAAACCGTGGCGGCCAACACGGCGCTCACTCAGGCCGACGACAGCATACTGGCGATGACGGTGGCATTTAGTGCCGTGCTCGGCCAGCTGGTGCAGGGCCAGCCGCTGGACGGCGAACTCTCGGGTCGGCTCATGACCCTGGTGGCCCGCGGCGAGCTGCCCTTTCATGCGGTCACCTCCGGTGAGCTGAATCCACCGGCTGCCGGAGCCGAGCCGTCCCGGGCCGGCAATTTTGCTTCCCCCGATGCCCTGCTCACGCCGTCTTACATGGCCATGGCGGCCGCCGATACCGGGGTACGCATTGAGCCGGCCTGGAAGGTATCCCTGGTCTACGGCATGCCCTGTGCCATTTATCACGTTTTACCCGCGGTCTATTATCTGGCGGCGCGCTTTGCCGGCGACTTTGAGTCGGCGGTGCTGCACGCCATCAACGGTGGCGGCCAGAATCAGGCCCGTGCCATGCTCACCGGCGCCCTGGCCGGGGCCCGGTGCGGCCTGTCGGGCATTCCCGAGCGCTTTATCACCGGCCTGAGCGACGCCGGCGCACTGTTACCGCTGTGCCGGGAGCTGGCGCGGCAATCCACACCAGCCGGGGGTTCTGACAGCCCCTCTGCTTCAGGGTAG
- a CDS encoding Tex family protein, with amino-acid sequence MTNINHILAQELGVAQAQVNAAVGLLDEGATVPFIARYRKEVTGGLDDTQLRTLDSRLGYLRELEDRRAVILKSVDEQGKLSPELKAELLAADTKTRLEDLYLPFKPKRRTKGQIAIEAGLAPLAETLFNDPNQDPQTLAEQFINADAGVADAKAALDGARYILMERLAEQADLLEAVRGYLQQHGQLQARVVEGQEQAGAKFKDYFEHNEPIGKAPSHRVLAMLRGRNEGVLSLGLAVDSESEHHPCEAIIARHAGWQDQGRPADKWLAGVFSWTWRVKLSLQMETELLGQARERAEEEAIKVFALNLKDLLMAAPAGARVTMGLDPGIRTGVKVVVVDNTGKLLEHATVYPFQPHNKVEQSLRTLGELCRKHGVSLVSIGNGTASRETERLVEQLMKQSPELKLQKVVVSEAGASVYSASELAASEFPDLDVSLRGAVSIARRLQDPLAELVKIDPKSIGVGQYQHDVSQTRLARKLDAVVEDCVNAVGVDVNMASAPLLARVSGLTPTLAQNIVSYRDEQGAFTDRRQLLKVPRLGPKAFEQCAGFLRIQGGKNPLDASAVHPEAYPVVERMLKRLQKPVKEVLGNAGLLKTLNPKDYTDEHFGLPTVQDILRELDKPGRDPRPEFKTARFMDGVEKPADLIPDMVLEGVVTNVTNFGAFVDIGVHQDGLVHISALTDRFVQDPREVVKAGDIVRVKVLEVDLQRNRIALTMRLDQSAAEHAEGKSAPRRDDRSRGGKPANPRQPRPARREQPAPQGTMGAALAAALQKKR; translated from the coding sequence ATGACCAATATCAATCACATTCTGGCGCAGGAACTGGGCGTGGCCCAGGCCCAGGTTAACGCCGCCGTGGGCCTGCTCGACGAAGGCGCCACGGTTCCCTTTATTGCCCGTTACCGCAAGGAAGTGACCGGCGGCCTGGACGACACCCAGCTGCGCACCCTCGACAGCCGCCTCGGCTACCTGCGCGAGCTGGAAGACAGACGCGCAGTGATCCTCAAGTCGGTGGACGAGCAGGGCAAACTGAGCCCGGAACTCAAGGCCGAGCTGCTGGCCGCCGATACCAAGACCCGGCTGGAAGATCTCTACCTGCCCTTTAAGCCCAAACGCCGCACCAAGGGCCAGATAGCCATTGAGGCCGGCCTGGCGCCCCTGGCCGAGACCCTGTTTAATGACCCGAACCAGGATCCGCAAACCCTGGCCGAACAATTCATCAATGCCGACGCCGGCGTGGCCGACGCCAAGGCCGCGCTGGACGGCGCCAGATACATACTGATGGAGCGCCTGGCCGAGCAGGCGGATCTGCTGGAAGCGGTGCGCGGTTACCTGCAACAGCACGGTCAGTTGCAGGCCCGGGTGGTGGAAGGCCAGGAACAGGCCGGCGCCAAGTTCAAGGACTACTTCGAACACAATGAGCCCATCGGCAAGGCACCGTCGCACCGGGTGCTGGCCATGCTGCGCGGCCGCAACGAGGGCGTGTTGTCTTTGGGGCTGGCGGTGGACAGCGAGTCCGAACATCATCCCTGCGAAGCCATTATCGCCCGCCACGCCGGCTGGCAGGACCAGGGCCGCCCCGCCGACAAATGGCTGGCCGGGGTGTTCAGCTGGACCTGGCGGGTCAAGCTGTCGCTGCAGATGGAAACCGAGCTGCTGGGCCAGGCCCGGGAACGGGCCGAAGAAGAGGCCATCAAGGTGTTTGCCCTGAACCTCAAGGATCTGCTGATGGCCGCCCCCGCCGGCGCCCGTGTCACCATGGGGCTGGATCCGGGCATACGCACCGGGGTCAAGGTGGTGGTGGTGGATAACACCGGCAAGCTGCTCGAGCACGCCACCGTGTATCCGTTTCAGCCCCACAACAAGGTGGAGCAGAGCCTGCGCACCCTGGGGGAGCTGTGCCGCAAGCACGGCGTCAGCCTGGTGAGCATAGGCAACGGCACCGCTTCACGGGAAACCGAGCGGCTGGTGGAGCAACTGATGAAGCAAAGCCCGGAGCTGAAGCTGCAGAAGGTGGTGGTGAGCGAGGCCGGCGCCTCCGTCTATTCCGCCTCGGAGCTGGCCGCCAGTGAATTTCCCGATCTCGATGTGTCCCTGCGCGGTGCCGTCTCCATCGCCCGCCGGTTGCAGGATCCGCTGGCCGAGCTGGTGAAGATCGATCCCAAAAGCATCGGCGTGGGTCAGTATCAGCACGATGTGTCCCAGACCCGGCTGGCCCGCAAGCTGGATGCGGTGGTGGAAGACTGCGTCAACGCCGTGGGCGTGGACGTGAACATGGCCTCGGCGCCGCTGCTGGCCCGGGTCTCGGGCCTGACCCCGACCCTGGCCCAGAACATCGTCAGCTACCGGGACGAACAGGGTGCCTTTACCGACCGCAGGCAGCTGCTCAAGGTGCCCCGCCTCGGCCCCAAGGCCTTTGAACAGTGCGCCGGCTTTCTGCGCATTCAGGGTGGCAAAAACCCGCTGGATGCCTCGGCGGTACACCCGGAAGCCTATCCGGTGGTGGAGCGCATGCTGAAGCGGCTGCAGAAACCGGTGAAGGAGGTGCTGGGCAATGCCGGCCTGCTCAAGACCCTGAACCCGAAAGACTACACCGACGAGCACTTCGGCCTGCCCACGGTGCAGGACATTCTCAGGGAGCTGGACAAACCGGGCCGGGATCCCCGCCCCGAGTTCAAGACCGCCCGCTTTATGGACGGGGTGGAAAAACCCGCGGATCTCATTCCCGACATGGTGCTGGAAGGGGTGGTGACCAATGTCACCAACTTTGGCGCCTTTGTGGACATCGGCGTGCATCAGGACGGCCTGGTGCATATTTCGGCGCTCACCGACCGCTTTGTGCAGGACCCCCGCGAGGTGGTGAAGGCCGGCGATATCGTCCGGGTCAAGGTGCTGGAGGTGGATCTGCAGCGCAACCGCATCGCCCTGACCATGCGCCTGGATCAGAGCGCCGCCGAACATGCCGAGGGCAAGAGCGCGCCGCGCCGGGACGATCGCAGCCGGGGCGGAAAGCCCGCGAATCCGCGCCAACCCCGTCCGGCCCGCCGGGAGCAACCGGCCCCGCAGGGCACCATGGGCGCAGCCCTGGCGGCGGCACTGCAAAAAAAACGGTAA
- the greB gene encoding transcription elongation factor GreB, whose amino-acid sequence MKTNLITRAGWHKLDDELKHLWKVERPAVTQAVSEAAALGDRSENAEYIYGKKRLREIDRRVRYLMKRLEAVKIIDYDPRQDGKVFFGAWVELENEAGEIARYRIVGPDEIDTKNNHITIDSPMARALIGKQVDDEVQVRTPSGVKEWYVNHIRYTPFED is encoded by the coding sequence ATGAAAACCAATCTGATCACCCGCGCCGGCTGGCACAAGCTGGACGACGAGCTCAAGCACCTGTGGAAGGTGGAGCGCCCCGCGGTAACCCAGGCGGTGTCGGAAGCCGCCGCCCTCGGCGACCGCAGCGAAAATGCCGAATACATCTACGGCAAGAAGCGGCTGCGGGAAATCGACCGCCGGGTTCGCTACCTGATGAAGCGGCTGGAAGCGGTGAAAATCATCGATTACGACCCGCGCCAGGACGGCAAGGTGTTTTTTGGCGCCTGGGTCGAGCTGGAAAACGAAGCGGGCGAGATTGCCCGTTACCGCATCGTCGGCCCCGACGAAATCGACACCAAAAACAATCACATCACCATCGACTCGCCCATGGCCCGGGCGTTGATCGGCAAGCAGGTGGACGACGAGGTACAGGTCCGCACGCCGTCCGGCGTGAAGGAATGGTACGTCAACCACATTCGCTACACCCCGTTTGAAGATTAA
- a CDS encoding catalase family peroxidase produces the protein MKKSILCLALATLGAGQAADVHAQATPAQIVSALENKFGVYPGERRNHTKGICFTGEFQATPEAAELSRSPLFQGVPVAVTGRFSQAGGNLHIADHTPNAHGMALRFTLPDGQLHQMAMLDIPFFDVATPEGFLQKQLATTPDPATGKPDPGKVQTFKNAFPETRRLAQALADQSRIPAGYHRLSYNSIHTFMLENTEGQTTAVRWSFVPAEDQPAYLSPEQAASLDANYLLQALQTQLDAGEIRWHMQITLANDGDPLTDPSQPWSGNHKVIEAGILKLQAVNTGADAACRSINFDPLRLSDGVKASDDPVLQARSPAYAISFGKRSQEASLAQ, from the coding sequence ATGAAGAAATCCATCCTGTGCCTGGCGCTGGCCACCCTGGGTGCCGGTCAGGCCGCTGATGTGCACGCGCAGGCCACCCCCGCTCAAATCGTTTCGGCGCTGGAAAACAAGTTTGGGGTTTACCCGGGCGAGCGCCGCAATCACACCAAGGGCATCTGCTTTACCGGCGAGTTTCAGGCCACGCCAGAGGCCGCCGAGCTGAGCCGCAGCCCGCTGTTTCAGGGCGTGCCGGTTGCCGTTACAGGTCGGTTCTCCCAGGCAGGCGGCAACCTGCACATTGCCGACCATACTCCCAACGCGCACGGCATGGCGCTGCGCTTTACCCTGCCGGACGGCCAGCTGCACCAGATGGCGATGCTCGACATTCCCTTCTTTGACGTGGCCACCCCGGAAGGCTTTCTGCAAAAACAGCTGGCGACCACCCCGGATCCGGCCACCGGCAAACCGGATCCCGGCAAAGTGCAGACCTTCAAGAACGCCTTTCCCGAAACCCGGCGGCTGGCTCAGGCACTGGCGGACCAGTCCCGAATTCCCGCCGGCTATCACCGGCTGAGCTACAACAGCATTCATACCTTTATGCTGGAAAACACCGAAGGGCAGACCACAGCGGTGCGCTGGTCCTTTGTACCCGCCGAAGATCAGCCCGCCTACCTGAGCCCGGAGCAGGCCGCATCGCTCGATGCCAACTATCTGTTGCAGGCCCTGCAGACGCAACTCGACGCGGGTGAGATCCGCTGGCACATGCAAATCACTCTGGCCAACGACGGCGATCCACTCACCGATCCCAGCCAGCCCTGGAGCGGCAATCACAAGGTGATTGAGGCCGGGATCCTGAAACTGCAGGCGGTAAATACCGGCGCCGATGCCGCCTGCCGCTCAATCAATTTCGATCCGCTGCGGCTGTCGGACGGCGTAAAGGCATCGGACGATCCCGTGTTGCAGGCCCGCTCCCCCGCCTATGCCATTTCCTTTGGCAAGCGCAGCCAGGAAGCCAGCCTGGCGCAATAA
- the zigA gene encoding zinc metallochaperone GTPase ZigA translates to MSSRSPLPVTVLSGFLGAGKTTVLNHILNNRQGLRVAVIVNDMSEVNIDAATVQQQVSLQRSEERLVEMSNGCICCTLREDLLLEVRRLAMDGRFDCLVIESTGISEPMPVAETFTFEGEDGQRLNDIARLDTLVTVVDAVNFLADFQAAEALAERGESLGEDDERSVTDLLIEQVEFCDLLLVSKTDLVTEAQLAELTAILARLNPQAEILPIRHGEVPLNKVLGTRRFDFERAASAPGWLQELRGEHPPETEEYGIGSFVYRARRPFHPQRFFDFLHSPKEQGRLLRSKGFFWLASRPDIAGQWNQAGGIAYHGGAGLFWQAVPEEEWPEDEESREHIMASWAEPHGDRRQELVFIGQGLDQAGLVRELDACLLTDEELHQGTDAWQRLPDPFPAWD, encoded by the coding sequence ATGTCGAGCCGTTCCCCCCTTCCCGTTACCGTGCTGTCCGGCTTTCTCGGCGCCGGCAAGACCACAGTGCTGAACCACATTCTCAACAATCGCCAGGGCCTGCGCGTGGCGGTGATCGTCAACGACATGAGTGAGGTGAACATTGATGCCGCCACCGTGCAGCAGCAGGTCAGCCTGCAGCGGAGCGAGGAACGGCTGGTGGAAATGAGCAACGGCTGCATCTGCTGCACCCTGCGTGAGGATCTGCTGCTGGAAGTGCGCCGGCTGGCCATGGATGGCCGCTTCGACTGCCTGGTGATCGAATCCACCGGCATCTCCGAGCCAATGCCGGTGGCGGAAACCTTTACCTTTGAGGGAGAAGATGGCCAGCGCCTGAACGACATCGCCCGGCTCGACACCCTGGTGACGGTGGTGGACGCGGTCAACTTTCTGGCCGATTTTCAGGCCGCCGAGGCCCTGGCCGAGCGGGGCGAAAGCCTGGGGGAAGACGACGAGCGCAGCGTAACCGACCTGCTGATCGAGCAGGTGGAATTCTGCGATCTGCTGCTGGTAAGCAAGACAGACCTGGTGACCGAGGCGCAACTGGCGGAGCTGACCGCCATTCTTGCCCGGCTCAACCCGCAAGCGGAAATACTGCCCATTCGCCATGGTGAGGTGCCACTGAACAAGGTGCTGGGCACCCGGCGTTTTGACTTTGAGCGCGCCGCCAGCGCCCCCGGCTGGCTGCAGGAGCTGCGCGGCGAGCACCCGCCGGAAACCGAAGAATACGGCATTGGCAGCTTTGTCTATCGCGCCCGCCGCCCTTTTCATCCCCAGCGCTTCTTTGATTTTCTGCACAGCCCCAAGGAACAGGGCCGGCTGCTGCGCTCCAAGGGCTTCTTCTGGCTGGCCAGCCGGCCGGATATTGCCGGTCAGTGGAACCAGGCCGGCGGCATCGCCTATCACGGCGGCGCCGGCCTGTTCTGGCAGGCAGTGCCCGAAGAGGAATGGCCCGAGGATGAGGAAAGCCGGGAGCATATTATGGCCAGCTGGGCCGAACCCCACGGCGACCGCCGGCAGGAACTGGTGTTTATCGGTCAGGGGCTGGATCAGGCCGGGCTGGTACGCGAGCTGGATGCCTGCCTGCTGACCGACGAAGAGCTGCACCAGGGCACCGATGCCTGGCAACGGCTGCCCGACCCCTTTCCGGCCTGGGATTAG
- a CDS encoding DUF1826 domain-containing protein, producing the protein MSITEPTLSHVAPVDVQGGGPAIFTRIYQSDCNLAVWQRSLPAEVEGYVQRLLQAGSRISVRELLPPDRVADALIRQLPDFAGRQALAGDVQQLAEMFACLFELKRVGVRLASLQTAMCPRFHVDRLPCRLVSTYSGPGTHWLNARQREQLLEQKGEEPAHWQQLTIGEVALMKGDGWEGEEGRGLWHRSPPVPTGYRRLFLSMDFGD; encoded by the coding sequence ATGAGCATCACCGAACCGACGTTGTCCCATGTCGCCCCTGTCGACGTGCAGGGCGGCGGGCCTGCGATTTTCACTCGTATCTACCAGTCCGACTGCAATCTGGCGGTGTGGCAGCGCTCCCTGCCGGCCGAGGTGGAGGGTTATGTTCAGCGGCTGCTGCAGGCGGGCAGCCGCATCAGCGTGCGGGAGCTGCTGCCGCCGGACAGGGTTGCCGATGCGCTGATCAGACAGTTACCGGATTTTGCGGGCCGCCAGGCCCTGGCCGGCGACGTGCAGCAACTGGCGGAGATGTTTGCCTGCCTGTTTGAGCTGAAGCGGGTTGGAGTGCGCCTGGCCAGCCTGCAAACCGCCATGTGCCCGCGCTTTCATGTGGACCGGTTGCCCTGTCGGCTGGTGAGCACCTATTCCGGGCCGGGCACGCACTGGCTCAATGCTCGGCAGCGCGAGCAGCTGCTGGAGCAAAAAGGCGAGGAGCCGGCGCACTGGCAGCAACTGACGATTGGCGAGGTGGCGCTGATGAAAGGCGACGGCTGGGAAGGAGAAGAAGGCCGGGGCCTGTGGCATCGTTCACCGCCGGTGCCGACGGGTTACCGTCGCCTGTTTCTGTCGATGGATTTTGGGGACTGA